One genomic region from Croceicoccus sp. YJ47 encodes:
- a CDS encoding ribonuclease D has protein sequence MTVHFHEEDLPEGVLAPGPIAVDTETMGLVTRRDRLCVVQIADGNGDEHLVRFAPDSRYDAPNLKAVLADPAREKYYHFARFDLAAIQYYLGVMAAPVFCTKIASKLTRTYTDRHGLKNLVNELLNKDISKQQQSSDWGAPTLNDAQKDYAASDVRFLHAMVEIFRERLERENRTAMAEACFDFLPTRALLDIAGWEDKDIFSHEA, from the coding sequence ATGACAGTGCATTTTCATGAAGAAGACCTGCCCGAAGGCGTGCTCGCCCCCGGCCCGATCGCGGTGGACACCGAAACCATGGGGCTCGTCACCCGGCGCGACCGGCTCTGCGTCGTGCAGATCGCGGACGGCAATGGCGACGAACATCTGGTGCGGTTCGCGCCCGACAGCCGGTATGACGCGCCGAACCTCAAGGCGGTGCTGGCCGATCCGGCGCGGGAGAAATATTATCATTTCGCCCGCTTCGACCTCGCCGCGATCCAGTATTACCTCGGCGTGATGGCCGCGCCCGTATTCTGCACCAAGATCGCGAGCAAGCTGACCCGGACCTACACCGACCGGCACGGGCTGAAGAATTTGGTCAATGAATTGCTGAACAAGGATATTTCCAAGCAGCAGCAATCGAGCGACTGGGGCGCGCCGACACTCAACGATGCTCAGAAGGATTATGCCGCGTCCGACGTCCGGTTCCTGCACGCGATGGTCGAGATTTTCCGCGAAAGGCTGGAACGCGAAAACCGCACCGCCATGGCCGAGGCCTGCTTCGATTTCCTGCCGACGCGCGCGCTGCTCGACATCGCCGGGTGGGAAGACAAGGATATATTCAGCCACGAAGCCTGA
- a CDS encoding uracil-DNA glycosylase, which yields MTDHAVPPAWAPILAPVLDRPEARQLGGWLRAEEDAGRTIYPPRGQRLRALELTPPDAVRVVILGQDPYHGPGQANGLAFSVAGAQKLPPSLRNIFKELEADCGTAPPPGGDLTRWAEQGVLLLNNALTVEAGAAGSHQKRGWEPITDAVVAAVAAQGAPTVFILWGSHAQGKADRIGLSDDGPHCVIRSPHPSPLSAHRGFFGSKPFSRANAFLSEHGRGKIDW from the coding sequence ATGACCGACCATGCCGTACCGCCCGCCTGGGCCCCGATCCTCGCGCCCGTTCTCGACCGGCCGGAGGCGCGGCAACTCGGCGGCTGGCTCCGGGCGGAGGAGGATGCCGGGCGCACGATCTACCCGCCGCGCGGGCAGCGGCTGCGCGCATTGGAACTCACCCCGCCCGACGCGGTGCGGGTCGTGATCCTGGGGCAGGACCCCTATCACGGGCCGGGGCAGGCGAACGGGCTGGCGTTCTCGGTCGCAGGGGCGCAGAAGTTGCCGCCCTCGCTCCGCAATATCTTCAAGGAGCTGGAGGCGGATTGCGGGACGGCCCCGCCACCCGGCGGCGATCTGACGCGCTGGGCGGAGCAGGGCGTGCTCCTGCTCAACAATGCATTGACGGTGGAGGCAGGGGCCGCCGGCTCGCATCAGAAACGCGGGTGGGAGCCGATTACCGATGCGGTCGTGGCCGCCGTCGCGGCGCAGGGCGCGCCGACCGTCTTCATCCTGTGGGGCAGCCACGCGCAGGGCAAGGCGGACCGGATCGGCCTGTCGGACGATGGTCCGCACTGCGTGATCCGGTCGCCGCACCCCAGCCCGCTTTCCGCGCATCGCGGCTTTTTCGGCTCAAAACCGTTCAGCCGCGCCAACGCGTTCCTGTCCGAACACGGGCGCGGTAAGATCGATTGGTAA
- the hppD gene encoding 4-hydroxyphenylpyruvate dioxygenase: MTDLFENPIGLDGFEFVEFSAPEKGMLEPVFEAMGFTKVARHRSKDVELWRQGEINLVTNYEPRSPAWFFSREHGPSACGMAFRVKDAGKAYAELLERGAEPVEVETGPMELRLPAIRGIGNAIIYLVDRYDDPEQEGGERALSIYDIDFEYLPGVERFPRGAALDRIDHLTHNVYGGRMAFWADYYEKLFNFREIRYFDIKGEYTGLTSKALTAPDGKIRIPLNEEGDGGKGQIEEFLREYNGEGIQHIAFISDNLFETWDRLKETGVPFMSAPPETYYEMLEERLPGHGVAVDELRKRGILLDGSTEGGQPRLLLQIFAEASIGPVFFEFIQRKGDEGFGEGNFKALFESMERDQVRRGTLKVDETA; encoded by the coding sequence ATGACCGATCTTTTCGAAAATCCCATCGGCCTCGACGGGTTCGAATTCGTCGAGTTCTCCGCCCCTGAAAAAGGCATGCTGGAGCCGGTATTCGAGGCCATGGGCTTTACCAAGGTGGCCCGCCACCGGTCCAAGGATGTCGAGCTGTGGCGCCAGGGCGAAATCAACCTCGTCACCAATTACGAACCGCGCAGCCCGGCCTGGTTCTTCAGCCGGGAACACGGGCCGAGCGCATGCGGCATGGCATTCCGGGTCAAGGACGCGGGCAAGGCCTATGCCGAGCTGCTCGAACGCGGTGCGGAGCCTGTCGAGGTCGAGACCGGCCCGATGGAATTGCGCCTGCCTGCCATTCGCGGCATCGGCAATGCGATCATCTACCTCGTTGATCGCTATGACGATCCGGAGCAGGAAGGCGGCGAACGTGCGCTTTCGATCTACGACATCGATTTCGAATATCTGCCCGGCGTCGAACGGTTTCCGCGCGGGGCGGCGCTCGACCGGATCGATCACCTCACCCATAATGTCTATGGCGGGCGCATGGCGTTCTGGGCCGATTATTACGAGAAGCTCTTCAATTTCCGCGAGATCCGCTATTTCGACATCAAGGGCGAATATACCGGCCTCACGTCCAAGGCGCTGACCGCGCCCGATGGCAAGATCCGCATACCCCTCAACGAGGAAGGCGACGGCGGCAAGGGCCAGATCGAGGAATTCCTGCGCGAATATAATGGCGAGGGGATTCAGCACATCGCCTTCATCTCCGACAATCTGTTCGAGACGTGGGATCGTTTGAAGGAAACCGGCGTGCCGTTCATGAGCGCGCCGCCCGAAACCTATTACGAGATGCTGGAAGAACGCCTCCCCGGTCACGGCGTCGCGGTGGACGAATTGCGCAAGCGGGGCATCCTGCTCGACGGGTCGACCGAGGGCGGCCAGCCGCGCCTCCTGCTCCAGATTTTCGCCGAGGCCAGCATCGGCCCGGTGTTCTTCGAATTCATTCAGCGCAAGGGCGACGAAGGCTTTGGCGAAGGCAATTTCAAGGCGCTCTTCGAAAGCATGGAGCGCGACCAGGTGCGGCGCGGCACGTTGAAGGTCGACGAAACCGCCTGA
- the phhA gene encoding phenylalanine 4-monooxygenase yields the protein METPSTAKSTSDLRGDYSQAADDWTVPQGWEDYSEAEHDRWRRLYARQSAIVREHAAPEFLAGLDRLDCAGGIPRFEDANAVIEAATGWTLVGVPGFIPDANFFDHLAHRRFPVTVWIREEKELDYLVEPDLFHDFFGHVPMLLDPVFADFLAAYGQAGEKAMAMDALDMLARIYWYTVEFGLMQTDAGLKAFGAGIVSSSGETVYSVQDENVLRLHFDPVRVMRTAYAIDDFQKVYFVLDSTQQLIDELVGLDFGPIYETYRDAAPFPPEQVQDGDRVHSPHRHSIAHKEQAI from the coding sequence ATGGAAACACCGTCGACAGCAAAGAGCACCAGCGACCTTCGCGGCGATTACAGCCAGGCGGCGGACGACTGGACCGTGCCGCAGGGTTGGGAAGATTACAGCGAGGCGGAGCATGACCGCTGGCGCCGTCTCTATGCCCGGCAGAGCGCGATCGTGCGCGAACATGCCGCGCCGGAATTTCTCGCCGGGCTGGACCGGCTGGACTGCGCCGGCGGCATTCCCCGGTTCGAGGATGCGAACGCGGTGATCGAGGCGGCGACGGGCTGGACCCTCGTCGGCGTGCCGGGGTTCATTCCCGATGCCAATTTCTTTGACCATCTCGCCCATCGCCGCTTTCCGGTGACCGTCTGGATCCGCGAGGAGAAGGAGCTCGATTACCTGGTCGAGCCCGACCTGTTTCACGATTTCTTCGGCCATGTCCCGATGCTGCTCGATCCCGTGTTCGCCGATTTCCTCGCCGCCTACGGACAGGCGGGCGAAAAGGCGATGGCGATGGACGCGCTCGACATGCTGGCGCGGATATACTGGTACACGGTTGAGTTCGGGCTGATGCAGACCGATGCGGGGCTGAAGGCGTTTGGCGCGGGCATCGTGTCGTCCTCGGGCGAAACGGTCTATTCGGTGCAGGATGAAAACGTGCTGCGCCTGCATTTCGATCCGGTGCGGGTCATGCGCACCGCCTATGCCATCGACGATTTTCAGAAGGTCTATTTCGTGCTCGACAGCACGCAGCAACTGATCGACGAGCTCGTCGGGCTGGATTTCGGACCCATCTACGAAACATACCGCGATGCCGCGCCCTTCCCGCCCGAACAGGTGCAGGACGGCGACCGCGTACATTCACCCCACCGCCATTCCATCGCTCACAAGGAGCAAGCCATATGA
- a CDS encoding Lrp/AsnC family transcriptional regulator — MELDAFDRAIVAALQKDGRMSIAQLAETVALSPTPVSRRLKRLEEDGLITGYAALLDGRMLDLALEAYVQVNLERHEDEIIAHFEAEIAANPHIITCHAVTGDMDYLLHVVARDVDHLSQITLKTLLRIRGVRDVKSVIALEEVKRTRALPLQ, encoded by the coding sequence TTGGAACTCGACGCTTTCGACCGTGCGATCGTCGCCGCCCTGCAAAAGGATGGGCGGATGTCCATCGCGCAGCTGGCCGAAACCGTCGCCCTGTCACCCACGCCGGTCAGCCGCAGGCTCAAGCGGCTGGAAGAGGACGGGCTCATCACGGGCTATGCCGCGTTGCTCGACGGACGGATGCTGGACCTCGCGCTCGAAGCCTATGTGCAGGTGAACCTCGAACGGCACGAGGACGAGATCATCGCCCATTTCGAGGCGGAAATCGCCGCCAATCCGCATATCATCACGTGCCACGCGGTGACCGGCGACATGGATTACCTCCTCCATGTCGTGGCGCGCGATGTCGATCATCTCAGCCAGATCACGCTAAAGACCCTGCTCCGCATCAGGGGGGTGCGGGACGTGAAATCGGTCATCGCTTTGGAGGAAGTCAAGCGGACCCGGGCGCTGCCCCTGCAATAG
- a CDS encoding GNAT family N-acetyltransferase, giving the protein MPAARLARMDDLPALLALFAACEVSPAARPPARAAAIWQETMDSPFAHVFVAVAGQEIAATSMLVTAPNILREGRSHAFLENVMTHPAWRGRGLGRSVVAAALAHAWTLDCHQVLLQSGRADPRIHRFYESAGFRPGLRTAYAAMRPIAGAAPGSA; this is encoded by the coding sequence GTGCCGGCCGCCCGCCTCGCGCGGATGGACGATCTTCCCGCGCTGCTGGCGCTCTTCGCGGCATGCGAAGTCAGCCCGGCAGCGCGGCCCCCTGCGCGGGCCGCGGCGATCTGGCAGGAGACGATGGACAGCCCTTTCGCGCATGTCTTCGTCGCGGTCGCAGGGCAGGAAATTGCCGCGACGTCCATGCTCGTCACCGCGCCCAATATCCTGCGCGAGGGACGCTCCCACGCCTTCCTCGAAAACGTGATGACGCATCCTGCATGGCGCGGGCGCGGTCTTGGCCGGTCGGTCGTGGCCGCGGCGCTCGCTCACGCATGGACGCTCGACTGCCATCAGGTGCTGTTGCAGAGCGGGCGGGCCGATCCGCGCATTCACCGGTTTTACGAAAGCGCCGGTTTCCGGCCCGGCCTGCGCACCGCCTATGCCGCGATGCGCCCTATTGCAGGGGCAGCGCCCGGGTCCGCTTGA
- a CDS encoding glutamate synthase subunit beta, giving the protein MGKETGFLELDRQDRSYAAPEERLQHYKEFTIPHSEGELKGQASRCMNCGIPYCHNGCPVNNIIPDWNHLVYTNEWREALINLHSTNNFPEFTCRICPAPCEAACTLNITDAPVTIKSIECAIVDKGWEEGWITPQPPKQRTGKTVAVVGSGPAGMACAQQLARAGHSVTLFEKNDRVGGLMRYGIPDFKMEKHLINRRAGQMEAEGVHFRTSTEVGVDISMKTLKENFDAVVLSGGAEEARQLDIPGAEMSGVRLAMEFLTQQNKRNAGDDEQRAAPRGTLTATGKDVIVIGGGDTGSDCVGTSNRQGAKSVTQLEIMPQPPEKEDKLLTWPHWPLKMRTSSSHEEGVDRDFSVLTKRVVGENGKVTGLECVRLEWEGREMKEVEGSNFTLPADLILLAMGFTGPRKTGMLDQAAVEHDARGNVKANTIDYRTSDENVWACGDMRRGQSLVVWAIREGRQCARSVDEALMGRTDLPR; this is encoded by the coding sequence ATGGGCAAGGAAACGGGCTTCCTCGAACTCGACCGGCAGGACCGCAGCTATGCCGCACCCGAAGAGCGGTTGCAGCATTACAAGGAATTCACGATTCCGCACAGCGAGGGCGAGCTGAAAGGCCAGGCTTCGCGCTGCATGAATTGCGGGATTCCGTATTGTCACAACGGCTGTCCGGTGAACAACATCATCCCGGACTGGAACCATCTGGTCTATACCAACGAATGGCGCGAGGCGTTGATCAACCTCCATTCGACCAATAATTTTCCCGAGTTCACCTGCCGGATCTGCCCCGCCCCGTGCGAGGCGGCGTGCACGCTCAACATCACCGATGCACCGGTTACGATCAAGTCGATCGAATGCGCCATCGTGGACAAGGGATGGGAGGAAGGCTGGATCACGCCGCAGCCGCCGAAACAGCGCACGGGCAAGACCGTCGCCGTCGTCGGCTCCGGTCCCGCCGGCATGGCCTGCGCACAGCAGCTGGCCCGCGCGGGGCATTCCGTCACCCTGTTCGAGAAGAACGACCGGGTCGGCGGGCTGATGCGGTATGGCATTCCCGACTTCAAGATGGAGAAGCACCTCATCAATCGCCGCGCCGGGCAGATGGAGGCCGAGGGCGTGCATTTCCGCACCTCGACCGAGGTGGGCGTCGATATCTCGATGAAGACGCTGAAGGAGAATTTCGATGCCGTCGTCCTGTCGGGCGGTGCGGAGGAAGCGCGCCAGCTCGACATTCCGGGCGCCGAAATGTCCGGCGTGCGGCTGGCGATGGAATTCCTGACGCAGCAGAACAAGCGCAACGCCGGCGACGATGAACAGCGTGCGGCACCGCGCGGCACGCTGACCGCGACGGGCAAGGATGTCATCGTCATCGGCGGCGGCGATACCGGCTCCGACTGTGTCGGCACGTCCAACCGGCAGGGCGCGAAAAGCGTGACCCAGCTCGAAATCATGCCGCAGCCGCCGGAGAAGGAAGACAAGCTGCTGACCTGGCCGCACTGGCCGCTGAAAATGCGGACATCGTCGAGCCATGAGGAAGGGGTGGATCGCGATTTTTCCGTCCTGACCAAGCGTGTCGTCGGCGAAAACGGGAAAGTCACGGGCCTCGAATGCGTTCGCCTCGAATGGGAAGGGCGCGAGATGAAGGAAGTCGAGGGGAGCAATTTCACACTTCCCGCCGATCTCATCCTGCTCGCCATGGGCTTTACCGGCCCGCGCAAGACCGGGATGCTGGACCAGGCCGCGGTCGAGCATGACGCGCGCGGCAATGTGAAGGCGAACACCATCGATTACCGCACCAGCGACGAAAACGTGTGGGCATGCGGCGACATGCGCCGGGGACAGAGCCTGGTCGTATGGGCCATTCGCGAAGGCCGCCAGTGCGCGCGCAGCGTGGACGAGGCGCTAATGGGGCGGACCGACCTGCCCCGGTAA
- the gltB gene encoding glutamate synthase large subunit, protein MGFPPVQGLYDSRNEHDACGVGFVAHIKGEKSNAIIKQGLTILENLDHRGAVGADPLLGDGAGLLIQMPDALYRRWAEGAGLTLPPLGQYAVAMCFLPRDEPSRDFTIANFEKFIAKEGQTLIGWRDVPTTLDGLGKTVLEEMPVIRQCFIAMGDNCADQDAFERKLLTIRKQAQNPLAALAEKHDLPGLTELYMPSFSTRTVVYKGLLLANQVGSFYDDLRDPDCTSALALVHQRFSTNTFPSWRLAQPFRFIAHNGEINTVRGNVNWMNARRRTMESDLLGADLDKMWPIIPHGQSDTACLDNALELLLAGGYSLAHAMMMLIPEAWAKNEEMDPARRAFYEYHAALMEPWDGLTAVAFTDGRQIAGTLDRNGLRPARWLETKDNLVCMASESGVLPFAEEDIVRKWRLQPGKMLLIDLEEGRIVEDEELKAKLSADEPYADWLNRSQYKLKDLDAVEPEAGDTPQGDETTLLDRQQAFGYSQEDVTKFLEPMLNTGEDPIGSMGTDTPIAVLSQRSRLLYDYFKQNFAQVTNPPIDPIREELVMSLVSMIGPRPNLLGHDAGTHKRLEVTQPILTNADVAKIRSVEEALDGAFRTETIDITWDASTGAEGLEMALKEMCWAATEAVLQDRNILILSDRAQGKDRIAMPALLATAAVHHHLVRQGLRMQTGLVVETGEAREVHHFCVLAGYGAEAVNPYLAFETLEQIRRENDSPLSREEVEKNYVKAIGKGIRKVMSKMGISTYQSYCGAQIFDAVGLSSAFVERFFTGTATTIEGVGLSEIATETVRRHEAAYGDEQIYSKMLDVGGIYQYRVRGEDHAWTPSNIADLQHAVRGKNFDTYEQYAASVNEQSERLLTIRGLMDLKKADSAIPIEEVELTAEIVKRFSTGAMSYGSISWEAHTTLAVAMNRIGGRSNTGEGGEEPARFKPLDNGDTMRSRIKQVASGRFGVTTEYLVNSDDIQIKMAQGAKPGEGGQLPGHKVDKTIAKVRHSTPGVGLISPPPHHDIYSIEDLAQLIHDLKNVNSDARISVKLVSEVGVGTVAAGVSKARADHVTISGYEGGTGASPLTSLTHAGSPWEIGLAETQQTLLLNNLRSRIAVQVDGGLRTGRDVAIGALLGADEFGFATAPLIAAGCIMMRKCHLNTCPVGVATQNPELRKRFVGTPEHVINYFFFVAEELRKIMAEMGFRTVEEMVGRVDRIDMKKAISHWKADGVDLSRLLHVVEPAEGTKLFQTDEQDHGLDAALDRTLIRDAAPALDRQEAVQISREIRNVNRTTGAMLSGEIAKKYGHAGLPDNTIRIDFTGVAGQSFGAWLAHGVTMQLTGDCNDYVGKGLSGGRLIVKQPDGLSRDPGENIIVGNTVLYGAIAGEAFFNGVAGERFAVRNSGAIAVVEGTGDHGCEYMTGGVVCVLGRTGRNFAAGMSGGIAYVYDEDGQFAKRCNTDMVDLREIGSVGQDDDMSGHRPEQRGHGVEDFGMGDPLYHDAERIRILLERHQLHTGSRKAAALLADFDTTLKRFVKIMPRDYENALKMLEAEAQQAETVAAE, encoded by the coding sequence ATGGGTTTTCCGCCGGTTCAAGGCCTCTACGATTCGCGTAACGAACATGACGCATGTGGCGTGGGCTTCGTTGCTCATATCAAAGGCGAAAAATCGAACGCGATCATCAAACAGGGCCTGACCATCCTGGAAAACCTGGACCATCGCGGTGCGGTCGGGGCCGACCCGCTGCTGGGCGATGGCGCGGGTCTGCTGATCCAGATGCCCGATGCGCTCTATCGCCGCTGGGCGGAGGGGGCGGGGCTGACGCTGCCGCCGCTTGGCCAATATGCGGTCGCGATGTGCTTCCTGCCGCGTGACGAACCGTCCCGCGATTTCACCATCGCCAATTTCGAGAAGTTCATCGCCAAGGAAGGCCAGACGCTGATCGGCTGGCGCGATGTGCCCACCACGCTCGACGGGCTGGGCAAGACGGTGCTCGAGGAAATGCCGGTCATCCGGCAGTGCTTCATCGCGATGGGCGACAATTGCGCCGATCAGGACGCGTTCGAGCGCAAGCTGCTGACCATTCGCAAGCAGGCGCAGAACCCGCTTGCCGCATTGGCGGAAAAGCATGACCTGCCCGGCCTGACCGAGCTTTACATGCCGAGCTTCTCCACCCGCACGGTGGTGTATAAAGGCCTGCTGCTCGCGAACCAGGTGGGTTCGTTCTACGACGATCTGCGCGATCCCGATTGCACGTCGGCACTGGCGCTCGTGCACCAGCGTTTCAGCACGAACACCTTCCCGAGCTGGCGGCTCGCCCAACCGTTCCGGTTCATCGCCCATAATGGCGAGATCAACACGGTGCGCGGCAACGTCAACTGGATGAACGCGCGCCGTCGCACCATGGAATCGGACCTGCTGGGTGCCGATCTCGACAAGATGTGGCCGATCATCCCGCACGGGCAATCGGACACCGCGTGCCTCGACAATGCGCTCGAACTGCTGCTGGCGGGCGGATACAGCCTTGCCCATGCGATGATGATGCTCATCCCCGAGGCATGGGCCAAGAACGAGGAAATGGACCCGGCCCGCCGCGCGTTCTACGAATATCACGCCGCGCTGATGGAGCCGTGGGACGGGCTTACCGCGGTCGCGTTCACCGACGGGCGGCAGATTGCTGGCACGCTCGACCGCAACGGGCTGCGGCCCGCGCGCTGGCTGGAGACGAAGGACAATCTCGTCTGCATGGCCTCGGAAAGCGGCGTGCTGCCGTTCGCCGAGGAAGACATCGTGCGCAAATGGCGGCTCCAGCCGGGCAAGATGCTGCTGATCGACCTTGAAGAAGGGCGCATCGTCGAGGACGAGGAGCTGAAGGCGAAGCTTTCGGCGGACGAACCCTATGCCGACTGGCTCAACCGGTCGCAGTACAAGCTCAAGGATCTCGACGCGGTGGAGCCGGAGGCGGGCGATACCCCGCAGGGCGACGAAACGACCCTGCTCGACCGGCAGCAGGCCTTCGGTTACAGCCAGGAGGACGTGACCAAGTTCCTCGAGCCGATGCTGAACACCGGCGAGGATCCGATCGGCTCGATGGGCACCGACACGCCGATTGCCGTGCTGTCGCAGCGTTCGCGCCTGCTCTACGATTATTTCAAGCAGAACTTCGCGCAGGTGACCAACCCGCCGATCGACCCGATCCGCGAGGAGCTGGTGATGAGCCTGGTGTCGATGATCGGCCCGCGCCCGAACCTGCTCGGCCACGATGCCGGCACGCACAAGCGGCTCGAAGTGACGCAGCCGATCCTGACCAATGCCGATGTCGCCAAGATCCGCTCGGTCGAGGAAGCGCTCGACGGCGCGTTCCGGACCGAGACGATCGACATCACCTGGGACGCCTCCACCGGCGCCGAGGGGCTGGAGATGGCGCTCAAGGAAATGTGCTGGGCCGCGACCGAGGCGGTCCTGCAGGATCGCAACATCCTCATCCTGTCCGACCGGGCGCAGGGCAAGGACCGGATCGCGATGCCCGCATTGCTGGCGACGGCGGCGGTGCATCACCACCTCGTGCGGCAGGGGCTGCGCATGCAGACGGGTCTTGTCGTGGAAACGGGCGAGGCGCGTGAGGTGCACCATTTCTGCGTGCTCGCAGGCTATGGCGCCGAAGCGGTAAACCCCTATCTCGCGTTCGAGACGCTCGAACAGATCCGCCGTGAGAACGACAGCCCGCTTTCGCGCGAGGAGGTCGAGAAGAACTACGTCAAGGCGATCGGCAAGGGCATTCGCAAGGTCATGTCCAAGATGGGCATCTCGACCTATCAGTCCTATTGCGGGGCGCAGATCTTCGACGCCGTCGGCCTGTCGAGCGCGTTCGTCGAGCGGTTCTTCACCGGCACCGCCACCACGATCGAGGGTGTCGGCCTGTCCGAAATCGCCACCGAAACCGTGCGCCGGCACGAGGCGGCCTATGGCGACGAGCAGATCTATTCGAAGATGCTCGACGTCGGCGGAATCTACCAATATCGCGTCCGGGGCGAGGATCATGCCTGGACTCCGTCGAACATTGCCGACCTGCAGCACGCGGTGCGCGGCAAGAATTTCGACACGTATGAACAATATGCCGCATCGGTGAACGAGCAATCGGAACGGCTGCTCACCATTCGCGGGCTGATGGACCTGAAAAAGGCCGACAGCGCCATCCCGATCGAGGAGGTCGAGCTTACCGCCGAAATCGTCAAGCGATTCAGCACCGGCGCGATGAGCTACGGCTCCATCAGCTGGGAGGCGCATACCACGCTGGCGGTCGCGATGAACCGCATTGGCGGGCGCTCGAACACCGGCGAGGGGGGCGAGGAACCGGCGCGTTTCAAGCCGCTCGACAATGGCGACACCATGCGCAGCCGGATCAAGCAGGTCGCATCGGGCCGGTTTGGCGTGACGACCGAATATCTCGTCAATTCCGACGATATCCAGATCAAGATGGCGCAGGGTGCAAAGCCCGGCGAAGGCGGGCAATTGCCCGGCCACAAGGTGGACAAGACCATTGCCAAGGTGCGCCATTCGACGCCGGGCGTGGGCCTGATCTCGCCGCCGCCGCATCACGACATCTATTCGATCGAGGATCTCGCGCAGCTGATCCACGACCTGAAGAACGTGAATTCGGATGCGCGCATTTCGGTAAAGCTGGTGTCCGAGGTCGGCGTCGGCACTGTCGCTGCGGGCGTGTCGAAGGCGCGCGCGGACCATGTCACCATTTCGGGATACGAAGGCGGGACCGGCGCGTCGCCGCTGACGTCGCTGACCCATGCGGGCAGCCCTTGGGAAATTGGCCTCGCCGAGACGCAGCAGACGCTGCTCCTCAACAATCTGCGCAGCCGGATCGCGGTGCAGGTCGATGGCGGCCTGCGCACCGGGCGCGACGTTGCCATCGGCGCATTGCTCGGCGCGGACGAGTTTGGCTTTGCCACCGCCCCGCTGATCGCGGCGGGCTGCATCATGATGCGCAAGTGCCACCTCAACACCTGCCCGGTCGGCGTCGCGACGCAGAACCCCGAATTGCGCAAGCGTTTCGTGGGAACGCCCGAGCATGTCATCAACTACTTCTTCTTCGTGGCCGAGGAACTGCGCAAGATCATGGCCGAGATGGGCTTCCGCACCGTCGAGGAAATGGTCGGCCGCGTCGATCGCATCGACATGAAGAAGGCGATTTCGCACTGGAAGGCGGATGGCGTCGACCTGTCGCGCCTGCTGCACGTGGTCGAACCGGCCGAAGGCACGAAGCTGTTCCAGACGGACGAGCAGGATCACGGGCTGGATGCCGCGCTCGACCGCACGTTGATCCGCGATGCGGCCCCTGCGCTCGACCGGCAGGAGGCGGTGCAGATCTCGCGCGAGATTCGCAACGTCAACCGCACGACCGGCGCGATGCTGTCGGGCGAGATTGCAAAGAAGTACGGCCATGCCGGGCTTCCCGATAATACGATCCGCATCGATTTCACCGGTGTCGCGGGGCAGAGCTTCGGCGCATGGCTGGCCCATGGCGTGACGATGCAGCTGACCGGCGATTGCAACGATTACGTCGGCAAGGGATTGTCGGGCGGGCGCCTGATCGTGAAGCAGCCCGATGGGCTGAGCCGCGATCCGGGCGAGAACATCATCGTCGGCAACACCGTGCTGTATGGCGCGATCGCGGGCGAGGCGTTCTTCAACGGGGTGGCCGGCGAACGCTTTGCCGTGCGCAATTCGGGCGCCATCGCGGTGGTCGAGGGGACCGGCGACCATGGCTGCGAATACATGACCGGCGGCGTGGTCTGCGTGCTGGGCCGGACCGGGCGCAATTTCGCGGCCGGGATGAGCGGCGGCATCGCCTATGTCTATGACGAGGACGGGCAGTTCGCGAAGCGGTGCAACACCGACATGGTCGACCTGCGCGAAATCGGGAGCGTGGGCCAGGACGACGACATGTCCGGCCACCGCCCGGAACAGCGCGGCCACGGGGTGGAGGATTTCGGCATGGGCGATCCGCTCTACCACGACGCCGAACGCATCCGCATCCTGCTCGAACGGCATCAGCTGCACACGGGGAGCCGCAAGGCCGCCGCATTGCTCGCCGATTTCGATACCACGCTGAAACGTTTCGTGAAGATCATGCCGCGCGATTATGAAAACGCATTGAAGATGCTGGAAGCCGAGGCTCAGCAGGCCGAAACGGTCGCGGCGGAATAA